The following coding sequences are from one Leptolyngbya sp. NIES-3755 window:
- a CDS encoding hypothetical protein (hypothetical protein Ava_B0287;~similar to AA sequence:cyanobase_aa:LBDG_39630): MDFLRESKKFLQAAQSTAQETAQKASEAIDIAKEATTGFVSSSAETIEQWTQDSSAIVNQTAHQVSNTAASLGATGSQFAIALAALPQTVEGLAREMPKVAQRLRRAGVRITDSPRADAEVMKLFDKIPATSKLGRDPQTTIRQFLSDKHGSHIQPHAQGGSNAADNIVWEVGIDNIRRGARTMTSGEQVYIRIYNAVDSILRNSGTIAKMGITVTLTATLTQVIVVAIAYSLDLYRGDITIKEYRDLIWETAKSVGLSTPIFFVIFIAVLALLPEFAVLLSAPAVVAGFNALFGLSIATPIIQSLIRHTEAGGFGEEANHQFRQLKGSIQGQVDTWMQNGSY, from the coding sequence ATGGATTTTCTGCGTGAATCGAAGAAATTTTTGCAGGCTGCCCAAAGCACTGCTCAGGAAACGGCTCAGAAAGCCAGTGAAGCGATCGACATTGCAAAAGAAGCGACCACTGGTTTTGTATCTTCCAGCGCGGAAACGATCGAGCAATGGACACAAGACTCATCCGCGATCGTCAATCAAACGGCTCATCAAGTCAGTAATACAGCCGCGAGTCTAGGTGCAACCGGAAGCCAATTTGCGATCGCACTTGCAGCCCTCCCTCAAACCGTCGAAGGGTTAGCGCGAGAAATGCCGAAAGTTGCTCAACGCTTAAGACGTGCAGGAGTTCGCATTACAGATTCACCTAGAGCAGATGCTGAGGTCATGAAGTTGTTCGATAAAATTCCGGCAACTTCCAAACTGGGTCGCGATCCACAAACCACAATTCGTCAATTTCTGTCTGATAAGCATGGCAGCCACATTCAGCCCCACGCGCAAGGTGGATCTAACGCGGCGGATAACATTGTTTGGGAAGTTGGCATCGATAATATTCGCCGTGGTGCAAGAACGATGACAAGCGGTGAGCAGGTTTATATTCGCATTTACAACGCGGTGGATTCAATTCTGAGAAACTCAGGCACGATCGCAAAAATGGGCATCACCGTCACCCTGACGGCAACGCTGACTCAGGTGATCGTCGTTGCGATCGCATACTCTTTAGATCTCTACCGTGGCGACATCACGATCAAAGAATACCGAGACTTAATCTGGGAAACTGCGAAAAGCGTTGGCTTGAGTACGCCAATTTTCTTCGTAATCTTCATTGCAGTGCTGGCTTTGCTGCCTGAATTTGCAGTGCTGTTATCTGCGCCTGCGGTCGTAGCTGGCTTTAATGCTTTATTCGGCTTGAGTATTGCGACTCCGATTATTCAATCGCTGATCCGCCATACTGAAGCGGGTGGATTCGGAGAAGAAGCAAATCATCAATTCAGACAACTCAAAGGTAGCATTCAAGGTCAAGTAGATACCTGGATGCAGAACGGTAGTTATTAG
- a CDS encoding hypothetical protein (similar to AA sequence:cyanobase_aa:Cyan7425_3138), with amino-acid sequence MLHQKFQETHAQLTELGANLLQYLTEFRESSHGIDGKSLESVQADIQTALNALKENRYEVAVVAPMKAGKSTFLNSMIGADLLASESAACTICRTEVRHLQSGQTPRLMEYWNDQNRGEILVEGDAQTIQKTFLQRTRELRENREHNPEASYPTRFELWYPIEAVQDLPALSGFTLIDTPGPNEWEAGTLSREMVALKQTTLAALRQCNVVIFVLNYRSVKDNASDELFRAITQNRQELLQADKARIYFILNQIDLRSERDPSIEETLSKLRKELSRFEFQNPQVYPASSLQGLLSKLITTGAASEGQITDFRRFFSAKFAQTNEDGDLVIPAPHRIASTALKDSHIPEIQAKVFSTIIQSAGWNLLEDVLKGFDKAAGAIEDTLDTEIAGWKQSIETLERQVKEYSQRAEVARKKLEVVKAKVSQHQEVLAQGFGIAIDTFAEISKRQIKQEIDSIAAVRQAELQHREKTRKQRQRTGNFIIDILNAAKEVASRTLTFLPVPQFVPKLVDAIGDVIVGGGRSLVDYVDGSMQQATNFTETKDPYKFRFSDADQAKKFHKRINDFCVPHLQDWWTGSQDRLIREGTQIREELASMIRLDVQEISDELSSYLGEELKVDLNLNPIQFPSFNFDGIDARISKLRETYTRVRYRSRRRGFSDMDKYKVPIETRETRNAYEIDLKQVLEQIHQQIDESSTMSQKTLKRVIKQQVQADFLNAKKQLENYINRFDQQLKRLLEERQTHAEITPEKIAALEQAQANLKNLLIRLTQMQETMKCS; translated from the coding sequence ATGCTGCATCAAAAGTTTCAGGAGACTCACGCCCAACTTACAGAACTAGGAGCGAATCTGCTCCAGTATTTGACTGAGTTTAGGGAAAGTAGCCACGGCATCGATGGCAAAAGTCTTGAGAGCGTTCAAGCGGACATTCAGACGGCTTTGAACGCTCTCAAAGAAAATCGATACGAGGTGGCTGTGGTTGCGCCGATGAAGGCTGGGAAAAGTACTTTCCTCAATTCGATGATCGGTGCTGATCTATTGGCGAGTGAGTCCGCTGCCTGCACGATTTGTCGGACAGAAGTGCGGCATCTCCAATCAGGGCAAACACCGCGCCTAATGGAGTACTGGAACGATCAGAACCGGGGCGAAATCTTGGTTGAAGGAGATGCTCAGACAATTCAGAAAACGTTTTTGCAGCGAACTCGTGAATTGCGAGAAAATCGAGAACATAATCCTGAAGCATCCTATCCCACACGGTTTGAGTTATGGTATCCAATCGAGGCAGTTCAAGACTTACCTGCCTTGTCAGGATTCACATTAATCGACACGCCTGGACCGAATGAATGGGAAGCGGGAACGCTCTCTAGAGAAATGGTTGCGCTTAAACAAACCACACTTGCAGCTTTGAGACAGTGCAACGTAGTCATCTTTGTGCTGAATTACCGATCGGTGAAAGACAACGCATCCGACGAATTGTTCAGAGCCATCACACAAAATCGTCAAGAGCTTTTGCAAGCTGACAAAGCCAGAATCTATTTCATTTTGAATCAAATTGACCTGCGCTCTGAACGAGATCCGTCAATCGAGGAAACACTCAGCAAACTGCGGAAGGAATTAAGCAGGTTTGAGTTCCAGAATCCACAGGTTTATCCCGCCAGTTCTCTCCAAGGATTACTATCGAAGTTAATCACAACCGGAGCCGCATCGGAAGGTCAAATCACAGACTTCAGACGCTTTTTCAGTGCAAAATTCGCTCAGACTAATGAAGATGGTGATTTGGTCATCCCAGCCCCACACAGAATTGCTTCAACAGCACTGAAAGATAGTCACATTCCAGAGATTCAGGCAAAAGTATTTTCGACAATCATTCAGTCAGCAGGATGGAACCTTTTAGAGGATGTACTGAAGGGATTTGATAAAGCTGCTGGTGCGATCGAGGATACCTTGGATACAGAGATCGCAGGTTGGAAGCAAAGCATTGAAACTTTGGAGCGCCAAGTCAAAGAATACAGCCAACGCGCCGAGGTTGCCCGAAAAAAGTTGGAGGTGGTTAAAGCGAAGGTTAGCCAGCACCAGGAAGTACTTGCACAGGGATTCGGAATTGCAATCGACACCTTCGCAGAAATTTCCAAACGTCAAATTAAGCAAGAAATTGACAGTATTGCAGCAGTACGCCAAGCTGAACTTCAACACCGAGAAAAGACTCGAAAACAGCGACAGAGAACAGGCAACTTTATTATTGATATCCTAAACGCTGCAAAAGAAGTTGCCAGCAGAACCCTTACCTTTTTACCTGTCCCTCAATTTGTGCCTAAACTGGTTGATGCGATCGGAGATGTAATCGTTGGGGGCGGTCGATCGCTAGTGGATTATGTAGATGGCTCAATGCAGCAGGCGACTAATTTCACGGAAACCAAAGATCCCTACAAATTCAGATTCTCAGACGCAGATCAAGCTAAAAAATTTCACAAACGAATCAACGATTTTTGTGTTCCTCATCTCCAAGATTGGTGGACTGGCTCGCAGGATCGACTCATTCGAGAAGGCACACAAATTCGAGAAGAACTGGCAAGTATGATCCGCCTTGATGTTCAAGAGATCTCAGATGAACTGTCTAGTTATTTGGGGGAAGAATTGAAAGTCGATCTCAATCTGAATCCAATTCAATTTCCGAGTTTTAACTTCGACGGTATCGACGCTCGAATTTCTAAGCTACGGGAGACCTATACCAGGGTTAGATATAGAAGCCGTCGTCGCGGATTTAGCGACATGGATAAGTACAAAGTACCGATCGAGACTCGCGAAACTCGAAATGCTTACGAAATCGATTTGAAGCAGGTCTTAGAGCAAATTCATCAACAAATCGATGAAAGCTCCACGATGAGTCAGAAGACGCTGAAGCGGGTGATTAAACAACAAGTTCAAGCTGACTTTCTGAATGCCAAGAAGCAGCTAGAGAACTACATCAACCGATTCGATCAACAGCTAAAGCGCCTGCTCGAAGAGCGGCAAACCCACGCAGAAATAACACCTGAGAAAATTGCTGCATTAGAGCAAGCACAAGCGAATTTGAAAAATTTGCTGATTCGATTGACGCAAATGCAAGAAACGATGAAGTGTTCGTAG
- a CDS encoding hypothetical protein (similar to AA sequence:cyanobase_aa:slr6058) yields MRKAIRFPGKPFRKRYSFLSLKHILGYTLLLLCLSYPYKDSPWINNGSGGTDWKIGKPQVTLWNASQARSQSELGSFALKLINRDRQINGLPILVEDPLLTESAQRHAEDMKARKYYDHVTPEGKTPSDRFIAVGGQGGVGENIMLQSGNMGTTLTWGLVETFQKSWMYSDGHRANLLAPQYTRVGYGIVSDPMSGKIYAVQNFQ; encoded by the coding sequence ATGAGAAAAGCAATTCGATTTCCAGGAAAGCCGTTTCGCAAACGCTATTCTTTTCTTTCGTTAAAGCACATCCTTGGCTATACTTTGCTCTTGCTGTGCCTGAGCTATCCCTACAAAGATTCACCTTGGATCAACAATGGTTCAGGAGGCACAGATTGGAAAATTGGCAAGCCACAGGTGACGCTCTGGAATGCGAGTCAGGCTCGATCGCAGTCGGAGTTGGGGTCATTCGCGCTGAAATTGATTAATCGCGATCGTCAAATCAATGGCTTACCCATTCTGGTTGAAGACCCACTACTGACCGAATCGGCGCAGCGTCATGCTGAAGATATGAAAGCTCGAAAATATTACGATCACGTCACTCCTGAAGGCAAAACTCCAAGCGATCGCTTCATCGCAGTTGGCGGGCAAGGTGGTGTGGGCGAAAATATTATGTTGCAGTCAGGCAACATGGGCACTACTTTGACGTGGGGTTTGGTCGAGACTTTTCAGAAAAGCTGGATGTACAGCGATGGTCATCGTGCGAACTTGCTTGCACCACAGTACACACGAGTTGGATATGGCATCGTTTCAGATCCGATGAGTGGAAAAATCTACGCCGTTCAGAACTTCCAGTAG
- a CDS encoding hypothetical protein (similar to AA sequence:cyanobase_aa:LBDG_31640), producing the protein MSSFVAKSNYREPIEWRERAFETLDQDNYMVDTAIALFAGLGVASFASPVAGIAIGLLMIKRIFDKETQKQKAKDLIVLNGLSAPFLEGDDFHDFVEQAGQDAVYQELKFAESRDVEFSDRAWEFLEAYEQQQALPQAEREGWALYPPEPVDAARGMGSDVRQTPMTTPTTSTAQAIPSNPSSRASRTLIDVIADDLKSSFFSAPTRVGKGVTVAAAIREVQHRYRGIRVWAMTPKQDPHEFWYWETVEQFYNPDIENGSPLRAAIGIYQFIREYAALKRDRNHPTLLVVDELPRLVGLLRNIKMKDVDPELFQSDERSFSDWFLDRVMFSASMSQSVGYYVWVLTPKNTIGGKGFNKDDVVGAFRVYTLASKTNLTFADGGTGAFCAPRIDIAHPVFTQAQVVGYSREHRQWYPVPNYKAISDKRTDVDAPVKLTNVWLPSFSTEMIQQFDTATMTVSKSTDVPQPQNEISTDAAIMKAVYRAVSEAEKGCKLRDVQRRNFAPLKNIKSEDLKFYLEVMVLEHYLRQEGDIYYHNPDHQP; encoded by the coding sequence ATGTCTAGCTTCGTTGCAAAATCGAATTATCGGGAACCGATCGAGTGGCGCGAACGTGCGTTTGAAACTCTCGATCAAGACAATTACATGGTTGATACAGCCATTGCTCTGTTTGCAGGTCTAGGAGTTGCTAGCTTTGCCTCTCCGGTCGCGGGAATTGCGATCGGACTTTTGATGATCAAACGCATCTTCGATAAAGAAACTCAAAAACAGAAGGCAAAAGACCTAATTGTGCTAAATGGACTATCCGCACCATTTCTGGAAGGCGATGATTTTCATGATTTTGTGGAGCAAGCAGGTCAGGATGCAGTTTATCAAGAACTGAAGTTTGCCGAGTCGCGAGATGTTGAATTCAGCGATCGGGCATGGGAATTTCTCGAAGCGTATGAGCAACAGCAAGCCTTACCGCAAGCAGAACGTGAAGGATGGGCACTCTATCCACCTGAACCCGTTGACGCGGCTCGTGGCATGGGTTCAGATGTTCGCCAAACCCCAATGACCACACCTACCACTTCAACTGCACAAGCGATTCCTTCAAATCCATCAAGTCGTGCATCAAGAACGTTGATTGATGTCATTGCCGATGACCTCAAATCCTCGTTCTTCAGCGCTCCCACTCGTGTTGGGAAAGGCGTGACCGTAGCGGCTGCCATTCGTGAAGTGCAGCATCGTTATCGTGGAATCCGAGTCTGGGCGATGACCCCGAAGCAAGACCCGCATGAGTTCTGGTATTGGGAAACGGTGGAGCAGTTCTATAACCCGGACATTGAAAATGGTTCTCCCCTGCGAGCCGCGATCGGTATCTACCAATTTATTAGGGAATACGCTGCTCTGAAGCGCGATCGCAATCACCCAACCCTTTTAGTGGTAGACGAATTGCCCCGTTTGGTCGGGCTACTTCGTAACATCAAAATGAAAGATGTTGATCCTGAGCTATTTCAAAGTGATGAGCGATCGTTCTCGGATTGGTTTCTCGATCGCGTCATGTTCTCAGCCTCGATGTCTCAGTCTGTCGGTTATTACGTTTGGGTACTTACGCCCAAAAACACGATCGGTGGCAAAGGGTTCAATAAAGATGATGTGGTCGGCGCGTTCAGGGTATACACCTTGGCATCAAAAACGAATTTGACTTTTGCCGATGGTGGCACTGGGGCATTTTGTGCCCCTCGCATCGACATAGCACACCCAGTCTTCACTCAGGCTCAAGTGGTCGGATACAGCCGTGAGCATCGCCAGTGGTATCCGGTTCCCAACTACAAAGCGATCTCCGACAAGCGTACCGATGTCGATGCACCTGTCAAACTTACAAATGTATGGCTGCCATCTTTCTCCACTGAAATGATCCAACAGTTTGACACTGCGACGATGACAGTCTCAAAATCAACAGATGTGCCTCAGCCACAGAACGAAATCAGCACCGATGCAGCAATTATGAAAGCAGTTTATCGTGCTGTTTCTGAAGCTGAAAAAGGCTGTAAATTGCGTGATGTTCAACGCCGGAATTTTGCCCCTCTTAAAAACATTAAATCTGAGGATCTAAAGTTTTACTTAGAAGTTATGGTGCTAGAGCATTATCTGAGACAGGAAGGCGATATTTATTATCACAATCCAGATCATCAGCCGTAG
- a CDS encoding transposase (similar to AA sequence:cyanobase_aa:AM1_3696), whose amino-acid sequence MSNQAKKYSPQFKAKVVLELLRGEKTQTEISRAHGVHRSVLTRWQNEFVERAPVVFGETGQVSETEARIAELEQMVGKLTMQLEVAKKASSISATKKSGAL is encoded by the coding sequence ATGTCAAATCAAGCGAAGAAATACAGCCCCCAATTCAAAGCCAAAGTCGTCCTCGAACTGCTGCGTGGCGAAAAGACGCAAACCGAGATCAGTCGAGCGCATGGCGTGCATCGCAGTGTGTTAACGCGATGGCAAAACGAATTCGTCGAACGAGCGCCCGTGGTGTTTGGGGAGACTGGACAAGTTTCAGAAACCGAAGCACGCATTGCAGAACTCGAACAAATGGTGGGGAAATTGACGATGCAATTAGAAGTCGCAAAAAAAGCATCGAGCATCTCAGCGACGAAGAAAAGCGGTGCATTGTAG
- a CDS encoding integrase, catalytic region (similar to AA sequence:cyanobase_aa:AM1_2477): MRLVCEVLLVNRSSLYYQPVEEDFEAETELKSAIDKIAGEFPRYGYRRITQQLKRQGIVVNHKRVARLMKEMGLAGKAPKRRVRTTNSNHSFARYPNRVAGLRIERPNQVWVGDITYIRLGEGFVYLAVLMDVFTRCIRGWHLGRGLDHSLTLTALNKALEHYQPEIHHSDQGVQYAATGYVEALKQRNIEISMAEVGEPTQNGYAERLMRTIKEEEVDLSEYRNFAEAYMQIKVFLEDVYMRKRIHSSIGYLTPIEFESEWRNNH; this comes from the coding sequence GTGCGTTTGGTGTGTGAAGTACTATTGGTGAATCGAAGTAGCTTGTACTATCAGCCCGTTGAGGAAGATTTTGAAGCAGAGACAGAACTGAAATCAGCGATCGACAAAATTGCAGGCGAGTTTCCGCGCTATGGCTATCGGCGAATTACTCAGCAATTGAAACGGCAAGGGATTGTCGTCAACCATAAACGGGTTGCTCGATTGATGAAAGAAATGGGGCTTGCCGGAAAAGCTCCAAAACGGCGAGTTCGCACGACCAATAGCAATCATAGCTTTGCACGTTATCCGAATCGAGTTGCAGGACTGAGGATTGAACGACCGAACCAAGTCTGGGTTGGAGATATCACATACATTCGATTAGGAGAAGGCTTTGTTTATCTGGCTGTCTTGATGGATGTATTTACTCGCTGTATTCGGGGGTGGCACTTAGGGCGAGGACTGGATCACAGTCTGACCTTAACCGCATTGAACAAGGCTTTAGAACATTACCAGCCAGAGATTCATCATTCTGACCAAGGGGTGCAGTATGCAGCGACAGGCTATGTTGAGGCACTAAAGCAACGAAACATTGAAATCAGCATGGCAGAGGTGGGAGAGCCAACGCAGAATGGCTATGCGGAACGACTGATGCGAACGATTAAAGAGGAGGAAGTCGATTTATCCGAGTATCGTAACTTTGCGGAAGCGTACATGCAGATCAAAGTGTTTTTGGAGGATGTGTACATGAGGAAGAGGATACATTCATCAATTGGATATTTAACACCAATTGAATTTGAAAGTGAATGGAGGAACAATCACTAA
- a CDS encoding hypothetical protein (similar to AA sequence:cyanobase_aa:Npun_ER018), whose product MNRAIEVPISRQVVATSVLRWTTFACDAGNRTIKSFDEMNRLYHTSSIVKFLSEFDEVHPDRQSIICDYLDGNPDLLNKRWVVGKAAQDLAGEPTFEREKAELSPYLVLPMIQPVEEQRQIVIERLVCCLPNHRQQEKAEVIQKSLTGIHQYHRNHELMTVQVKAVVVEPETLGAYRYCMSQQLFQYARPNGILDLGGKTGIGQIYTANGSTPADGRVIVPGSFDLALRCSKHPDLQKLDFSPNLTLIMDAIADGSYVYGTTGVSFANRFPEYRDSWIADIRNKLKIGWAKWLSDLGEVVIVGGSAPLAQLLVEATKKRFKVCDRSQFANVIGMRTSK is encoded by the coding sequence ATGAATAGAGCAATAGAGGTTCCTATCTCACGTCAGGTTGTGGCTACATCTGTTCTTCGTTGGACTACATTCGCGTGTGATGCGGGGAATCGTACTATCAAATCGTTTGATGAAATGAATCGTCTCTATCACACTTCATCGATCGTGAAATTCTTGAGCGAATTTGACGAAGTTCACCCAGATAGACAAAGCATCATTTGTGATTATTTAGACGGTAATCCTGACTTGCTGAACAAGCGTTGGGTCGTTGGAAAAGCGGCTCAAGATTTAGCTGGAGAACCTACCTTTGAACGTGAGAAGGCTGAATTATCGCCGTATCTGGTTTTACCGATGATTCAACCTGTCGAAGAACAGCGACAAATCGTAATCGAAAGGCTTGTGTGCTGCCTTCCAAACCATCGACAGCAAGAAAAAGCAGAAGTAATTCAGAAATCGCTCACCGGAATTCATCAATATCACCGCAATCATGAATTAATGACTGTACAAGTGAAAGCGGTTGTTGTTGAACCTGAAACGCTTGGCGCTTACCGTTACTGTATGTCTCAGCAGCTCTTTCAATACGCTCGTCCAAATGGAATTCTTGATTTAGGCGGAAAAACTGGGATTGGACAAATTTATACTGCCAACGGATCAACACCAGCAGATGGTCGCGTCATTGTGCCGGGAAGTTTTGATCTTGCATTGCGTTGCTCTAAGCACCCAGATTTGCAGAAGTTGGATTTCAGCCCGAATTTGACGTTGATTATGGATGCGATCGCTGATGGCTCATATGTGTATGGAACTACAGGTGTGAGTTTTGCCAATCGCTTTCCTGAATACCGAGATAGCTGGATTGCGGACATTCGGAACAAACTCAAGATTGGCTGGGCGAAATGGCTCTCTGATTTGGGTGAGGTAGTGATTGTGGGTGGGTCAGCACCATTAGCGCAATTGCTAGTAGAGGCAACGAAAAAGCGCTTCAAGGTATGCGATCGATCTCAATTCGCAAACGTAATTGGAATGAGGACATCAAAGTGA
- a CDS encoding hypothetical protein (similar to AA sequence:cyanobase_aa:PCC8801_2991): MELGLVSKRVFLTLPDTVYADLERWADLQGRPIANLANYLVERAIEQAKASGELPTGKKQDPPGTN; this comes from the coding sequence ATGGAACTAGGACTTGTGAGTAAGCGTGTGTTTTTAACGCTGCCTGATACCGTGTACGCCGACCTAGAAAGGTGGGCTGATTTGCAAGGACGACCCATTGCGAATCTTGCGAACTATCTTGTAGAAAGAGCGATCGAGCAGGCAAAAGCGTCCGGAGAGCTACCAACAGGGAAAAAACAAGATCCGCCTGGAACAAATTGA